CGTATATAGGTCTTACGGATCCCTGCAGTCTTAAATGATATGCTTAAAGACATCAGGACGTGTTCTGGGCGAGCATATATAATAAGTAGACACTATTATAGTGACTCTgtaatttagtatctaaattttcTCAAGAAGATTCTAATGTGGTTCTTATGTGTTAATTGCAGAGCAAAATATGGTATAGAGGAGATGTGCAGAGACCAGTGGAGCTGGGCTAGCAAGAACCCGAGCGGTTACAGGGCGGACCGATAAGGTTTGCAGGATTTGGTCGATGGAGGGGTTCTTCCCCCTTCTCTTTTCAATTAAAAACAGGGTAAAACCTGCATCATAGTAAGATgcagaaataatgaaaagatagAAGAAGCTCATTCAGGGGTTTGAGAGTTTTTTCTGttatgtttgaaaacatgtagAGACCTTATACAGTTGTTGGGGTTATTTTTTCCTCGTGAACAAATTTCTTCTTCGTTCTTTTCTGCGAGCACGGCTTGTTTGGCAACAGCACTTGGTAACGTGCATTCGGCGTATAACATGAAGTTTCTTTGGTGGGAAAGCAGTTGCTTATGTGACTACGCTGTTCACAAATGTACATAGGAGGATAGATAAAGATAGAGATCACCAAGGAAATGAACGTTGCGGTGCTACTATTTCATATGCAAATGATCTTTATTCGAGATTGGTGTGGCGAGCGCGAAGCTGCTCTGGGGTCTGCCCCAGCAGCTCGGCCAACCTCAGCACCACCATCTCGAACAGCACGAACATGGCCCCCTCGTACACGCTCCCCATCGGCAGCCTCGCACCCCCCGGAactccctccccctccccctccctttCCTCGTCGTCGGCCATGGTCCGCGCGGGGAGGTACGCGACCGCGTCGGCGCAGCGCAGCGCGGCGCTCCCGGCGTCGGGGTGCGCGGTGAGCAGGGCGACGCGGGCGCCCGCGGCCTTGGCGACGGCGCAGATGGCGTCGACGGTGGCGAAGGCGCCGGGGCcggcggaggcgaggaggaggtCGCCGGGGGAGATGGGCGGGGTGGTGACGTCGCCGACGACGTGGGCGGGGATGCCGAGGTGGAAGAGGCGCATGCAGAGGGCCTTGAGCATCAGGCCCTCGCGCCCCACGCCGTGCACGAAGACGCGTCCgcgcgacgacgacgacgacgacgacgccacGGCGGAGATCTCAGAGACCAGGACCTCGAGCGGCGGGGGCAGGTTCGGAGGAAGAGGATGGGAGGAGGAGAATACGGAGCGGATTTGGTCGCAGATCTGGGACGCCGCGGCGGCCGAGAGGTCGTGGGCGCCGCTCATCGCTTATCCGAATGCTGTTTGACTATTGGGTTAAGTTTTGTGGTGATACAGGATCTATGTGTAATGTTAGCtcggagatttttttttctttggcgTACGTTTTCGATAGTCCCAGGTGAGACCGTGAGATGGAT
This genomic window from Ananas comosus cultivar F153 linkage group 3, ASM154086v1, whole genome shotgun sequence contains:
- the LOC109707718 gene encoding uncharacterized protein LOC109707718 — protein: MSGAHDLSAAAASQICDQIRSVFSSSHPLPPNLPPPLEVLVSEISAVASSSSSSSRGRVFVHGVGREGLMLKALCMRLFHLGIPAHVVGDVTTPPISPGDLLLASAGPGAFATVDAICAVAKAAGARVALLTAHPDAGSAALRCADAVAYLPARTMADDEEREGEGEGVPGGARLPMGSVYEGAMFVLFEMVVLRLAELLGQTPEQLRARHTNLE